From Triticum aestivum cultivar Chinese Spring chromosome 4A, IWGSC CS RefSeq v2.1, whole genome shotgun sequence, a single genomic window includes:
- the LOC123085525 gene encoding two-component response regulator-like PRR73 isoform X4, which produces MPCLSGIGLLSKITSHSICKGIPVIMMSKNDSMSTVFRCLSKGAVDFLVKPIRKNELKTLWQHIWRRCHSSSGSESGIHTQKCSKPRAGDEYENNSGGSHDDDDDDDDDADDDFSVGPNARDGSDNGSGTQSSWTKRAVEIDSPQLVSSDHLADSPDSTCAQVIHPRSEIGSNRWLPTANKRNINNQKENNDDSMGKYLEIGAPRNSSLGYQSSPNEMSVNPTEKQHENLTCQNKSVNKIVIDKPTSQTADLISSIARNTESKQAARITDAPDCSSKMPNGNEMKNDSPINMPSQELGLKISETTRCGTEIQDERSILKRSNISAFTRYHTPMASDQGGAAFRGSCSPQDNSSEAVKTNSTCKMESNSDAAQIKQGSNGSSNNNDMGSSTKNAIAKPCTDRERVMSPSLVKSNQQTSAFHPMQHRVSPADAARKDKAAEEIANAVKVGHSSEAQQSSVQHHHHAHYYRHVMAQQQTLIDRASNARCGSSNASDLPLEGHAANYGVNGSVSGSNNGSNTQNGSSSAPNIARPNLDSGTMDKTEAGGGNGSGSGPSGSGNDMVCQNQLSQREAAVNKFRQKRKERNFGKKVRYQSRKRLAEQRPRVRGQFVRQSGQEDDAGQAADR; this is translated from the exons ATGCCTTGTCTATCTGGAATTGGTCTACTCAGTAAGATCACGAGTCACAGTATTTGCAAGGGCATTCCTGTGATCA TGATGTCTAAGAATGACTCGATGAGTACAGTCTTTAGGTGTCTATCAAAGGGAGCAGTTGACTTCTTAGTGAAGCCGATACGGAAGAATGAACTTAAGACCCTTTGGCAGCATATATGGAGGCGATGCCACAGT TCCAGTGGAAGTGAAAGTGGCATCCATACACAAAAATGTTCCAAGCCGAGGGCTGGTGATGAATATGAGAACAACAGTGGCGGCagtcatgatgatgatgacgatgacgatgatgatgctgatgacgacTTTAGTGTTGGGCCCAATGCTAGGGATGGCAGTGATAATGGCAGTGGCACTCAG AGTTCATGGACGAAGCGTGCTGTGGAGATTGATAGCCCACAACTTGTGTCTTCTGATCATCTAGCAGATTCACCTGATAGTACTTGTGCGCAAGTAATTCACCCCAGATCAGAGATAGGCAGCAATAGGTGGTTGCCGACTGCAAATAAAAGGAACATCAATAATCAAAAAGAAAATAATG ATGACTCCATGGGGAAATACTTAGAAATAGGCGCTCCTAGAAATTCAAGTCTTGGGTATCAATCTTCTCCAAATGAGATGTCTGTTAATCCAACAGAAAAACAGCATGAGAATCTCACATGTCAAAACAAGTCAGTAAACAAAATAGTCATCGACAAACCAACTAGTCAAACTGCTGATTTGATTAGTTCAATAGCCAGAAACACAGAATCGAAACAGGCTGCTAGAATCACTGATGCACCTGACTGCTCCTCCAAGATGCCAAACGGGAATGAAATGAAAAACGATTCTCCCATCAACATGCCATCCCAAGAGCTGGGTCTGAAGATATCGGAAACAACTAGATGTGGAACTGAAATCCAGGATGAACGAAGTATTCTGAAAAGATCAAATATCTCAGCATTCACCAG GTACCATACTCCCATGGCTTCCGATCAAGGTGGGGCAGCATTTCGGGGAAGCTGTTCACCTCAAGATAACAGCTCAGAGGCTGTGAAAACGAACTCCACCTGCAAGATGGAGTCAAATTCAGATGCTGCTCAAATAAAGCAGGGCTCAAATGGCAGTAGCAACAACAATGACATGGGCTCCAGTACCAAGAATGCCATCGCAAAGCCTTGTACAGACAGGGAGAGAGTTATGTCACCATCACTTGTTAAATCAAACCAGCAGACTTCAGCATTCCATCCGATGCAGCACCGAGTGTCACCAGCTGACGCAGCACGCAAGGACAAagctgctgaagaaattgccaaTGCAGTGAAAGTGGGCCACTCAAGTGAGGCACAGCAAAGCTCTGTGCAGCATCACCATCATGCACACTATTACCGCCATGTTATGGCACAGCAACAGACATTAATTGACCGTGCATCAAACGCCCGGTGTGGTTCATCCAATGCGTCTGATTTACCCCTGGAAGGTCATGCTGCCAACTATGGTGTGAACGGGAGCGTCTCAGGCAGCAATAATGGAAGCAATACGCAAAACGGAAGTAGCTCCGCTCCCAATATTGCAAGGCCAAACCTGGACAGTGGTACCATGGACAAAACTGAGGCTGGCGGTGGCAACGGTAGTGGGAGCGGGCCGAGCGGTAGTGGCAATGACATGGTATGTCAGAATCAGCTCAGCCAACGAGAAGCTGCAGTGAACAAATTCAGGCAGAAGCGGAAAGAGAGGAACTTCGGGAAAAAG GTGCGGTACCAAAGCAGGAAGAGACTTGCCGAGCAGCGGCCACGTGTCCGTGGGCAATTCGTCCGACAGTCTGGACAAGAAGATGACGCAGGCCAAGCAGCAGACAGATGA
- the LOC123085525 gene encoding two-component response regulator-like PRR73 isoform X2 — protein sequence MVSAGQAGADGPSTSDIRGTGNGALENGHALKANEDKEWRGGSKEEDWPSTHSAPPGLDEHKQQQGRVIRWEKFLPVETLRVLLVENDDCTRHVVRALLRKCGYEVIAAENGLHAWQYLEDVQNRIDLVLTEVAMPCLSGIGLLSKITSHSICKGIPVIMMSKNDSMSTVFRCLSKGAVDFLVKPIRKNELKTLWQHIWRRCHSSSGSESGIHTQKCSKPRAGDEYENNSGGSHDDDDDDDDDADDDFSVGPNARDGSDNGSGTQSSWTKRAVEIDSPQLVSSDHLADSPDSTCAQVIHPRSEIGSNRWLPTANKRNINNQKENNDDSMGKYLEIGAPRNSSLGYQSSPNEMSVNPTEKQHENLTCQNKSVNKIVIDKPTSQTADLISSIARNTESKQAARITDAPDCSSKMPNGNEMKNDSPINMPSQELGLKISETTRCGTEIQDERSILKRSNISAFTRYHTPMASDQGGAAFRGSCSPQDNSSEAVKTNSTCKMESNSDAAQIKQGSNGSSNNNDMGSSTKNAIAKPCTDRERVMSPSLVKSNQQTSAFHPMQHRVSPADAARKDKAAEEIANAVKVGHSSEAQQSSVQHHHHAHYYRHVMAQQQTLIDRASNARCGSSNASDLPLEGHAANYGVNGSVSGSNNGSNTQNGSSSAPNIARPNLDSGTMDKTEAGGGNGSGSGPSGSGNDMVCQNQLSQREAAVNKFRQKRKERNFGKKVRYQSRKRLAEQRPRVRGQFVRQSGQEDDAGQAADR from the exons ATGGTGAGCGCCGGTCAAGCTGGCGCGGACGGACCTTCCACCAGTGATATTAGGGGAACTGGAAACGGCGCCTTAGAGAATGGCCATGCCCTCAAGGCAAACGAGGACAAGGAATGGAGGGGCGGCAGCAAGGAAGAGGACTGGCCCAGCACGCACAGTGCGCCGCCAGGCTTGGACGAGCACAAGCAGCAGCAAGGCCGGGTCATCCGCTGGGAGAAGTTCCTGCCGGTGGAGaca ctaaggGTCTTGCTGGTGGAGAACGATGACTGTACCCGACATGTTGTCCGTGCTCTGCTCCGTAAGTGTGGCTATGAAG TTATCGCTGCTGAGAATGGATTGCATGCATGGCAATATCTTGAAGATGTGCAAAACCGTATTGACCTTGTATTAACTGAGGTCGCCATGCCTTGTCTATCTGGAATTGGTCTACTCAGTAAGATCACGAGTCACAGTATTTGCAAGGGCATTCCTGTGATCA TGATGTCTAAGAATGACTCGATGAGTACAGTCTTTAGGTGTCTATCAAAGGGAGCAGTTGACTTCTTAGTGAAGCCGATACGGAAGAATGAACTTAAGACCCTTTGGCAGCATATATGGAGGCGATGCCACAGT TCCAGTGGAAGTGAAAGTGGCATCCATACACAAAAATGTTCCAAGCCGAGGGCTGGTGATGAATATGAGAACAACAGTGGCGGCagtcatgatgatgatgacgatgacgatgatgatgctgatgacgacTTTAGTGTTGGGCCCAATGCTAGGGATGGCAGTGATAATGGCAGTGGCACTCAG AGTTCATGGACGAAGCGTGCTGTGGAGATTGATAGCCCACAACTTGTGTCTTCTGATCATCTAGCAGATTCACCTGATAGTACTTGTGCGCAAGTAATTCACCCCAGATCAGAGATAGGCAGCAATAGGTGGTTGCCGACTGCAAATAAAAGGAACATCAATAATCAAAAAGAAAATAATG ATGACTCCATGGGGAAATACTTAGAAATAGGCGCTCCTAGAAATTCAAGTCTTGGGTATCAATCTTCTCCAAATGAGATGTCTGTTAATCCAACAGAAAAACAGCATGAGAATCTCACATGTCAAAACAAGTCAGTAAACAAAATAGTCATCGACAAACCAACTAGTCAAACTGCTGATTTGATTAGTTCAATAGCCAGAAACACAGAATCGAAACAGGCTGCTAGAATCACTGATGCACCTGACTGCTCCTCCAAGATGCCAAACGGGAATGAAATGAAAAACGATTCTCCCATCAACATGCCATCCCAAGAGCTGGGTCTGAAGATATCGGAAACAACTAGATGTGGAACTGAAATCCAGGATGAACGAAGTATTCTGAAAAGATCAAATATCTCAGCATTCACCAG GTACCATACTCCCATGGCTTCCGATCAAGGTGGGGCAGCATTTCGGGGAAGCTGTTCACCTCAAGATAACAGCTCAGAGGCTGTGAAAACGAACTCCACCTGCAAGATGGAGTCAAATTCAGATGCTGCTCAAATAAAGCAGGGCTCAAATGGCAGTAGCAACAACAATGACATGGGCTCCAGTACCAAGAATGCCATCGCAAAGCCTTGTACAGACAGGGAGAGAGTTATGTCACCATCACTTGTTAAATCAAACCAGCAGACTTCAGCATTCCATCCGATGCAGCACCGAGTGTCACCAGCTGACGCAGCACGCAAGGACAAagctgctgaagaaattgccaaTGCAGTGAAAGTGGGCCACTCAAGTGAGGCACAGCAAAGCTCTGTGCAGCATCACCATCATGCACACTATTACCGCCATGTTATGGCACAGCAACAGACATTAATTGACCGTGCATCAAACGCCCGGTGTGGTTCATCCAATGCGTCTGATTTACCCCTGGAAGGTCATGCTGCCAACTATGGTGTGAACGGGAGCGTCTCAGGCAGCAATAATGGAAGCAATACGCAAAACGGAAGTAGCTCCGCTCCCAATATTGCAAGGCCAAACCTGGACAGTGGTACCATGGACAAAACTGAGGCTGGCGGTGGCAACGGTAGTGGGAGCGGGCCGAGCGGTAGTGGCAATGACATGGTATGTCAGAATCAGCTCAGCCAACGAGAAGCTGCAGTGAACAAATTCAGGCAGAAGCGGAAAGAGAGGAACTTCGGGAAAAAG GTGCGGTACCAAAGCAGGAAGAGACTTGCCGAGCAGCGGCCACGTGTCCGTGGGCAATTCGTCCGACAGTCTGGACAAGAAGATGACGCAGGCCAAGCAGCAGACAGATGA
- the LOC123085525 gene encoding two-component response regulator-like PRR73 isoform X3, which translates to MYKWPGTLLKRCQVIAAENGLHAWQYLEDVQNRIDLVLTEVAMPCLSGIGLLSKITSHSICKGIPVIMMSKNDSMSTVFRCLSKGAVDFLVKPIRKNELKTLWQHIWRRCHSSSGSESGIHTQKCSKPRAGDEYENNSGGSHDDDDDDDDDADDDFSVGPNARDGSDNGSGTQSSWTKRAVEIDSPQLVSSDHLADSPDSTCAQVIHPRSEIGSNRWLPTANKRNINNQKENNDDSMGKYLEIGAPRNSSLGYQSSPNEMSVNPTEKQHENLTCQNKSVNKIVIDKPTSQTADLISSIARNTESKQAARITDAPDCSSKMPNGNEMKNDSPINMPSQELGLKISETTRCGTEIQDERSILKRSNISAFTRYHTPMASDQGGAAFRGSCSPQDNSSEAVKTNSTCKMESNSDAAQIKQGSNGSSNNNDMGSSTKNAIAKPCTDRERVMSPSLVKSNQQTSAFHPMQHRVSPADAARKDKAAEEIANAVKVGHSSEAQQSSVQHHHHAHYYRHVMAQQQTLIDRASNARCGSSNASDLPLEGHAANYGVNGSVSGSNNGSNTQNGSSSAPNIARPNLDSGTMDKTEAGGGNGSGSGPSGSGNDMVCQNQLSQREAAVNKFRQKRKERNFGKKVRYQSRKRLAEQRPRVRGQFVRQSGQEDDAGQAADR; encoded by the exons ATGTATAAATGGCCAGGAACTTTGTTAAAAAGATGCCAAG TTATCGCTGCTGAGAATGGATTGCATGCATGGCAATATCTTGAAGATGTGCAAAACCGTATTGACCTTGTATTAACTGAGGTCGCCATGCCTTGTCTATCTGGAATTGGTCTACTCAGTAAGATCACGAGTCACAGTATTTGCAAGGGCATTCCTGTGATCA TGATGTCTAAGAATGACTCGATGAGTACAGTCTTTAGGTGTCTATCAAAGGGAGCAGTTGACTTCTTAGTGAAGCCGATACGGAAGAATGAACTTAAGACCCTTTGGCAGCATATATGGAGGCGATGCCACAGT TCCAGTGGAAGTGAAAGTGGCATCCATACACAAAAATGTTCCAAGCCGAGGGCTGGTGATGAATATGAGAACAACAGTGGCGGCagtcatgatgatgatgacgatgacgatgatgatgctgatgacgacTTTAGTGTTGGGCCCAATGCTAGGGATGGCAGTGATAATGGCAGTGGCACTCAG AGTTCATGGACGAAGCGTGCTGTGGAGATTGATAGCCCACAACTTGTGTCTTCTGATCATCTAGCAGATTCACCTGATAGTACTTGTGCGCAAGTAATTCACCCCAGATCAGAGATAGGCAGCAATAGGTGGTTGCCGACTGCAAATAAAAGGAACATCAATAATCAAAAAGAAAATAATG ATGACTCCATGGGGAAATACTTAGAAATAGGCGCTCCTAGAAATTCAAGTCTTGGGTATCAATCTTCTCCAAATGAGATGTCTGTTAATCCAACAGAAAAACAGCATGAGAATCTCACATGTCAAAACAAGTCAGTAAACAAAATAGTCATCGACAAACCAACTAGTCAAACTGCTGATTTGATTAGTTCAATAGCCAGAAACACAGAATCGAAACAGGCTGCTAGAATCACTGATGCACCTGACTGCTCCTCCAAGATGCCAAACGGGAATGAAATGAAAAACGATTCTCCCATCAACATGCCATCCCAAGAGCTGGGTCTGAAGATATCGGAAACAACTAGATGTGGAACTGAAATCCAGGATGAACGAAGTATTCTGAAAAGATCAAATATCTCAGCATTCACCAG GTACCATACTCCCATGGCTTCCGATCAAGGTGGGGCAGCATTTCGGGGAAGCTGTTCACCTCAAGATAACAGCTCAGAGGCTGTGAAAACGAACTCCACCTGCAAGATGGAGTCAAATTCAGATGCTGCTCAAATAAAGCAGGGCTCAAATGGCAGTAGCAACAACAATGACATGGGCTCCAGTACCAAGAATGCCATCGCAAAGCCTTGTACAGACAGGGAGAGAGTTATGTCACCATCACTTGTTAAATCAAACCAGCAGACTTCAGCATTCCATCCGATGCAGCACCGAGTGTCACCAGCTGACGCAGCACGCAAGGACAAagctgctgaagaaattgccaaTGCAGTGAAAGTGGGCCACTCAAGTGAGGCACAGCAAAGCTCTGTGCAGCATCACCATCATGCACACTATTACCGCCATGTTATGGCACAGCAACAGACATTAATTGACCGTGCATCAAACGCCCGGTGTGGTTCATCCAATGCGTCTGATTTACCCCTGGAAGGTCATGCTGCCAACTATGGTGTGAACGGGAGCGTCTCAGGCAGCAATAATGGAAGCAATACGCAAAACGGAAGTAGCTCCGCTCCCAATATTGCAAGGCCAAACCTGGACAGTGGTACCATGGACAAAACTGAGGCTGGCGGTGGCAACGGTAGTGGGAGCGGGCCGAGCGGTAGTGGCAATGACATGGTATGTCAGAATCAGCTCAGCCAACGAGAAGCTGCAGTGAACAAATTCAGGCAGAAGCGGAAAGAGAGGAACTTCGGGAAAAAG GTGCGGTACCAAAGCAGGAAGAGACTTGCCGAGCAGCGGCCACGTGTCCGTGGGCAATTCGTCCGACAGTCTGGACAAGAAGATGACGCAGGCCAAGCAGCAGACAGATGA
- the LOC123085525 gene encoding two-component response regulator-like PRR73 isoform X1, whose product MVSAGQAGADGPSTSDIRGTGNGALENGHALKANEDKEWRGGSKEEDWPSTHSAPPGLDEHKQQQGRVIRWEKFLPVETLRVLLVENDDCTRHVVRALLRKCGYEVIAAENGLHAWQYLEDVQNRIDLVLTEVAMPCLSGIGLLSKITSHSICKGIPVIMMSKNDSMSTVFRCLSKGAVDFLVKPIRKNELKTLWQHIWRRCHSSSGSESGIHTQKCSKPRAGDEYENNSGGSHDDDDDDDDDADDDFSVGPNARDGSDNGSGTQSSWTKRAVEIDSPQLVSSDHLADSPDSTCAQVIHPRSEIGSNRWLPTANKRNINNQKENNDDSMGKYLEIGAPRNSSLGYQSSPNEMSVNPTEKQHENLTCQNKSVNKIVIDKPTSQTADLISSIARNTESKQAARITDAPDCSSKMPNGNEMKNDSPINMPSQELGLKISETTRCGTEIQDERSILKRSNISAFTRYHTPMASDQGGAAFRGSCSPQDNSSEAVKTNSTCKMESNSDAAQIKQGSNGSSNNNDMGSSTKNAIAKPCTDRERVMSPSLVKSNQQTSAFHPMQHRVSPADAARKDKAAEEIANAVKVGHSSEAQQSSVQHHHHAHYYRHVMAQQQTLIDRASNARCGSSNASDLPLEGHAANYGVNGSVSGSNNGSNTQNGSSSAPNIARPNLDSGTMDKTEAGGGNGSGSGPSGSGNDMVCQNQLSQREAAVNKFRQKRKERNFGKKVRYQSRKRLAEQRPRVRGQFVRQSGQEDDAGQAADR is encoded by the exons ATGGTGAGCGCCGGTCAAGCTGGCGCGGACGGACCTTCCACCAGTGATATTAGGGGAACTGGAAACGGCGCCTTAGAGAATGGCCATGCCCTCAAGGCAAACGAGGACAAGGAATGGAGGGGCGGCAGCAAGGAAGAGGACTGGCCCAGCACGCACAGTGCGCCGCCAGGCTTGGACGAGCACAAGCAGCAGCAAGGCCGGGTCATCCGCTGGGAGAAGTTCCTGCCGGTGGAGacactaag gGTCTTGCTGGTGGAGAACGATGACTGTACCCGACATGTTGTCCGTGCTCTGCTCCGTAAGTGTGGCTATGAAG TTATCGCTGCTGAGAATGGATTGCATGCATGGCAATATCTTGAAGATGTGCAAAACCGTATTGACCTTGTATTAACTGAGGTCGCCATGCCTTGTCTATCTGGAATTGGTCTACTCAGTAAGATCACGAGTCACAGTATTTGCAAGGGCATTCCTGTGATCA TGATGTCTAAGAATGACTCGATGAGTACAGTCTTTAGGTGTCTATCAAAGGGAGCAGTTGACTTCTTAGTGAAGCCGATACGGAAGAATGAACTTAAGACCCTTTGGCAGCATATATGGAGGCGATGCCACAGT TCCAGTGGAAGTGAAAGTGGCATCCATACACAAAAATGTTCCAAGCCGAGGGCTGGTGATGAATATGAGAACAACAGTGGCGGCagtcatgatgatgatgacgatgacgatgatgatgctgatgacgacTTTAGTGTTGGGCCCAATGCTAGGGATGGCAGTGATAATGGCAGTGGCACTCAG AGTTCATGGACGAAGCGTGCTGTGGAGATTGATAGCCCACAACTTGTGTCTTCTGATCATCTAGCAGATTCACCTGATAGTACTTGTGCGCAAGTAATTCACCCCAGATCAGAGATAGGCAGCAATAGGTGGTTGCCGACTGCAAATAAAAGGAACATCAATAATCAAAAAGAAAATAATG ATGACTCCATGGGGAAATACTTAGAAATAGGCGCTCCTAGAAATTCAAGTCTTGGGTATCAATCTTCTCCAAATGAGATGTCTGTTAATCCAACAGAAAAACAGCATGAGAATCTCACATGTCAAAACAAGTCAGTAAACAAAATAGTCATCGACAAACCAACTAGTCAAACTGCTGATTTGATTAGTTCAATAGCCAGAAACACAGAATCGAAACAGGCTGCTAGAATCACTGATGCACCTGACTGCTCCTCCAAGATGCCAAACGGGAATGAAATGAAAAACGATTCTCCCATCAACATGCCATCCCAAGAGCTGGGTCTGAAGATATCGGAAACAACTAGATGTGGAACTGAAATCCAGGATGAACGAAGTATTCTGAAAAGATCAAATATCTCAGCATTCACCAG GTACCATACTCCCATGGCTTCCGATCAAGGTGGGGCAGCATTTCGGGGAAGCTGTTCACCTCAAGATAACAGCTCAGAGGCTGTGAAAACGAACTCCACCTGCAAGATGGAGTCAAATTCAGATGCTGCTCAAATAAAGCAGGGCTCAAATGGCAGTAGCAACAACAATGACATGGGCTCCAGTACCAAGAATGCCATCGCAAAGCCTTGTACAGACAGGGAGAGAGTTATGTCACCATCACTTGTTAAATCAAACCAGCAGACTTCAGCATTCCATCCGATGCAGCACCGAGTGTCACCAGCTGACGCAGCACGCAAGGACAAagctgctgaagaaattgccaaTGCAGTGAAAGTGGGCCACTCAAGTGAGGCACAGCAAAGCTCTGTGCAGCATCACCATCATGCACACTATTACCGCCATGTTATGGCACAGCAACAGACATTAATTGACCGTGCATCAAACGCCCGGTGTGGTTCATCCAATGCGTCTGATTTACCCCTGGAAGGTCATGCTGCCAACTATGGTGTGAACGGGAGCGTCTCAGGCAGCAATAATGGAAGCAATACGCAAAACGGAAGTAGCTCCGCTCCCAATATTGCAAGGCCAAACCTGGACAGTGGTACCATGGACAAAACTGAGGCTGGCGGTGGCAACGGTAGTGGGAGCGGGCCGAGCGGTAGTGGCAATGACATGGTATGTCAGAATCAGCTCAGCCAACGAGAAGCTGCAGTGAACAAATTCAGGCAGAAGCGGAAAGAGAGGAACTTCGGGAAAAAG GTGCGGTACCAAAGCAGGAAGAGACTTGCCGAGCAGCGGCCACGTGTCCGTGGGCAATTCGTCCGACAGTCTGGACAAGAAGATGACGCAGGCCAAGCAGCAGACAGATGA
- the LOC123085526 gene encoding elongator complex protein 6, with product MGEYGGGDLLGEAMCAGARVVVVEDCVEAPAAFVLHLLLKRALAAGGGGGAALLALAHPFSHYDRVLRKMGCNLSMHRKSERLHFFDLQAFPGGTRGGAIADSLAQLYSAVQRVVETYRAGENAGRLTVMIDDVSLLEVAANGSADDVLDFLHYCVTLTSEMNCLLVVLIHEDIYSSEDGVGLLAHLRYIADLVIKAAPLSTGLAADVHGQLSVVNKGMLIEQRPAKGQKVWNFHFKVKENGADFFYPGSRH from the exons ATGGGGGAGTACGGCGGGGGGGACCTGCTGGGCGAGGCCATGTGCGCCGGcgcgcgggtggtggtggtggaggactgCGTGGAGGCGCCCGCCGccttcgtcctccacctcctcctcaagcGCGCGCTCGCcgcgggcggtggcggtggcgcggcGCTCCTCGCCCTCGCGCACCCCTTCTCGCACTACGACCGCGTCCTCCGCAAGATG GGCTGTAACTTATCCATGCATAGGAAGAGTGAGAGGCTTCATTTCTTTGACTTGCAGGCGTTCCCAG GTGGAACAAGGGGAGGTGCCATTGCTGATAGCTTAGCTCAGCTGTATAGTGCTGTTCAGAGAGTGGTGGAGACATACAGGGCTGGAGAAAATGCAGGTCGGCTCACGGTTATGATAGATGATGTTTCACTCTTGGAAGTTGCTGCCAATGGTTCTGCAGATGATGTCTTGGACTTCTTGCATTATTGTGTGACACTTACGTCTGAGATG AATTGCTTGCTTGTGGTTCTTATTCATGAGGATATTTATTCAAGCGAGGATGGTGTGGGACTTCTGGCACATCTGCGCTATATTGCGGATCTTGTGATTAAAGCAGCACCTCTGAGCACTGGTTTAGCCGCTGATGTTCATGGACAG CTGTCAGTGGTAAACAAAGGAATGCTCATCGAGCAGAGGCCGGCGAAAGGGCAGAAAGTTTGGAACTTCCATTTTAAGGTGAAGGAAAACGGCGCAGACTTCTTCTACCCAGGGAGCAGACATTAG